In Falco cherrug isolate bFalChe1 chromosome 5, bFalChe1.pri, whole genome shotgun sequence, one DNA window encodes the following:
- the CCDC71L gene encoding coiled-coil domain-containing protein 71L produces the protein MTRSWKRAALEGKAGNMNQEAGSAAEAAAGARAAVTAAGAAGGGAEPAVWALEGEAEKVVYSRSQVSFAGTKALGDALKLFMPKSTEFMSSDSELWNFLCSLKHEFSPVILRSKDVYGYASCRAVVPDPPPPSAERPRRRVGKRRVLVAAARRRAAAAGGSAKRRRRRRRRERGRQQQAAPASGGGEAEAAVAAAAAPAEEADSERDSPAVAAWEPFGGKSLEEIWKAATPRLTTFPTIRVRGSVWSQRSLVAARRWAQRVLGVDLSPVVRVRRFPVAPS, from the coding sequence ATGACCCGCAGCTGGAAGCGGGCGGCGCTGGAGGGAAAAGCCGGGAACATGAACCAAGAGGCGGGGAGCGCCGCGGAGGCGGCCGCGGGAGCCCGGGCGGCGGTGACAGCGGCGGGGGCAGCCGGCGGCGGAGCGGAGCCCGCCGTTTGGGCGCTGGAAGGGGAGGCGGAGAAAGTTGTGTACTCGCGCTCGCAGGTCTCCTTCGCCGGCACCAAGGCGCTGGGCGACGCCCTCAAGCTGTTCATGCCCAAGTCCACGGAGTTCATGAGCTCCGACTCGGAGCTGTGGAACTTCCTCTGCAGCCTCAAGCACGAGTTCTCCCCGGTCATCCTTCGCAGCAAGGACGTCTACGGATACGCCTCCTGCCGCGCCGTCGTCCCCGACCCGCCGCCGCCCTCGGCggagcggccccgccgccgcgtCGGCAAGCGGCGCGTCCTGGTCGCCGCCGCCAGGCGCCGGGCAGCGGCAGCGGGCGGCAGCGCcaagcggcggcggcggcgccgcaGGAGGGAAcgggggaggcagcagcaagcGGCACCGGCGTCCGGCGGGGGCGAGGCGgaggcggcggtggcggcggcagcggcgccgGCCGAGGAGGCGGACAGTGAGCGGGATAGCCCGGCGGTAGCCGCCTGGGAGCCCTTCGGCGGGAAGTCGCTGGAGGAGATCTGGAAGGCGGCCACCCCCCGCCTCACTACCTTCCCCACCATCCGGGTGCGGGGCAGCGTTTGGAGCCAGCGGAGCCTGGTGGCGGCGCGGCGGTGGGCGCAGCGGGTCCTCGGCGTGGACCTGTCTCCCGTGGTGCGGGTGCGCCGCTTCCCCGTGGCGCCGTCCTGA